The window TCACTTCCCAATTTAATATGCACAAGTTTTGGTTAACGTAAGCAGccaggcgcttgttgtgttgcagtcaTGAAGCGCAGTAAGCACTCTAGTGTGGCATTGAAAAAGCCCTGTAAAACAGAAACCCACCCttgaatcaaaaataaaatgttcctctCATTTGTGAACTAAGCATGTGAACTATTTCAACTCTacccctcaaagaatcggaATCGAGAATAGATAAGAACCAGAATCGAAATGAAGAATCCGAATTGGAATCCAAATTGTTAAAATCCAAACTATGCCCAACCCCACCAACCTGACAGCCTGGGATGAGTCTACTCTCTGCTGTCCTTTATTCATTATTCATCTGTCCAAACTGGTCAGACTCGACACCCAAATATGCACatgcctacacacacaaacacactagtTTGGTCAAGGGCGGACCAGTGGTATTGTTTCACAGGGGAAGCAGTGTGGTGATAACGGATCGCCATGCTTATCTGATTGCCTCGCACACACCCACGCAGAAACACAGACAGTCAAACAAGCATGTACGCACATGCACACTTTCACCATACTTTCCCATCAGCTGTTATGCATGACCACACACAGACTAACAGGTTGGTGCAGGGAAAGGAAGTCCCACCaccacataaacacatttttctaaTCTGGCCAACATAATTACATCCAATCTGCAGAGCACTTTGGGGCTAGCTGAGATATCGTGGGGTATTTTTGGGTGTGTGACATGCTCACAGCTTCACAAGGTGACAGCTTACATGACTGAATTGATAGGTCTGTGCACTGTGTACAGTATGAGTAAATGCATATGTATACTCTATTTTGCCTCTGTGGTAGAAGCTACCTCAGCATAAGAGGGGCCATCTTAAAACTGAGGCGCTTTTATAACACCAAAGCtaaacaaacatgcacacaagcacactAGAACAGTCTGCAGTGCTTGGCCAAAAACTGGGCCCATAAATGTCCAAGTCACTTTTTCCATACTCAGCAACTCCTGTATATAAATGCTACAGACGGAGGGAGAGTAAATAACCATGGAAAGAGTATTGATGtgaaaaagagcagaaaaggagAAGAGGGACAGAATATAAACCTTAACTTAAAAGCCCAGGAGCCTTAAGCAATTAGCaatgacacagagagagagagagagagagagagagagagagagagagagagagagagagagagagagagagagagagagagagagagagaggatgaagaGCAAGCCAGCAGGGCGAGGGAGGGATGCAGGCAGTGACAGAGAATGAGCGGATGACTGTGCACCATTTCAACTCCGGTGGTACAATCAGTGACATGTTCATTCTTTTGGTTCACACTTATACTATTAACAAACCAATGCCACAGTGTAAACCTTATAAGATCACAAGTATGCTTTATGAACACACCTCCTAATTGTACACATAAGAACGCACACGTGTCAGTACAAAtgtgatgcagaaaaaaatgcacGAGATCCAGCGTCACCAGGAGggaaaggcagagagacagggagggagagaagccTCAGTGGTGCACTCCAAAAACAGCAGACAGGTCCTTAGCTAATTCATGTTATTGTCAACAACTTCAGTGTTCCTTCTCCCTTTTAGAAACCCACGTAGTAGTATACTACACAAACCGTTTCCCAAGTTCATATACTCCTACTATACAACAACAGATCCAGTCCTTGTGAAAGTCAATCAGTTGATCACCAGAAGTGAATGGTTTTGAAAGGAAAAGTCAACAATAATTCTTGCTTTACCTCTTCATGCACAGAACATATCTGAACGCTATCTCTGCCCCCTCCTTACCTACAACAGGAAAGTTATTCGCACATCATTCTCTAGATTCCTTAAATCACATAACATAAACAAGCTATTAAGTGGCGCCATGTTTTTATAAGACAAACAAGTGTATTATCTCAAGGGCCTGGCAGAAACTACCCGAGCAAGGCATGGAAACGATTAGCTAGCCGCGTCCAGCCAGCACTATGCACCAACACAAGCCTCGGCCTCACTCCCAGGGGCTGCATGGCCTAAAGCCCCAGACTATTCCACGAAATGTACGCAAGGCGAGAGAATACCCTCCTTATTGTTGTTTGTGCTACAATGAACCTCTTTATTACTTAAAGTGTTGCTCAGCAGAGACCTGCATGGGACAAGAAGACACAGTATACAGCCATGAGTCGGGAGCATCTCTGAATGGGACCCGGAGGATAGGATCAACTGACCTGTCAGGCCTCTggtgctgaaacaattagtcaacTTATCAGtgaagacagaaaataaatgggAAACCATTTTGTTAATTGATCAAAAGGTTTAAGTTATTGATGAAGCAAACCAGCCAAACATTTTCTCATTCTAGCTTGTCATATTTTAAGGGATTTggatatttttactgttttgtatATGTAACATTGAAGTATCTTTGGGTATTGGTCTGTTAACTAattttactattttctgacTTGATAAACATTAATGGGTCAAACTAAATTTCAACTTACTGCTGGAGATGGAATGGTACGGTCATCTCAGTTTTAAGAAATGTAGACATATGTATGTTATGAATTAACATATTATAGCCTTGTAAGAAGTAGCCTACCAAACTAATTAGGTAGCTAGTTAGCTACTGTTTGTGAATCATGTGTTTAGGATGGTGAGGCATGGCCAGCTAATTAAACGCTTTTCTTTTTGTCGGGTGGTTAGTTAACTTCTGGTAAATGGCCGATTAGTTAGTCAGTTTACCAGACACTTACCCGCCCTCTAGATACAAAATAAGAGCACAAGTTTAAGAGTCGCGAGGTTTCACAACCCTACACCTCTGCTGTAACTATGTTCAAGCGTTTCCCCCATTAAAGCCCAACCATAGCAGTCGAGTTGTAGTAAGCTAACCTTGTCCTAGCGGTGGTCAACGGCTGGTTGCTCGCGACAACGTTCTGTCTGTTCTCATAAACAAACGCGCTACTCCCTGACGCTACGTGAGAACTCATTCAACAGACAACACAGCCGCAATAAACCCAAAGGAACACACACTGGGTCCCATAAATTCCCCCATCTGCCGCCGCAGCCTCCCGGGTCTCCTCTGCCCCACCATCCCGACTTGTTCGCAGCACAGCAGCGGGCCCCTCAGATACCAAAGCAATGCGTCGCATCGAAGACTATGGAAAGTTAACTTACGTTACCACTCAAATTCACTGCTGAAGACAACTGTAGCGGCTACGTCCCCGTATTTAAGCGAAAAATCTCGGCATACAACATCACTCACCTCCTCTCCAGTGTGTTCGCGTCCTCCTCGCTGGGCTCCTGTCTAGTTTCTCCTCCCCTCTGTTTTCTCTCAGCTTGTTCCTTTAGTCCTCCCTCCCAGATGCCGCTGTTCGCCAACAGGGGGAACCGGGGGACGCTGCTCCGGAAGCAAACGCACCTCTTTACTGCCTGCTGTCTAACCATGCTAGTACTATTTTATCCCAGTGTAGGAGCGCGGCTACAAATGACTACTTTAATATAACTAACTTTAGAAAAGGTCATTGTAGCCTACTGAAGGACTTATGCTAACTTGAATGTGTTCTATATGTTTTGGGAAGTTTTTCCCCCAAGAAAATTAACAAGATCATGGTCTCTAGAACAATGATTCTAAAAGTGGTGTCCagaaaagttaataaaaaagttagaaaaagaaaacgtGGGGTACATTAGGCCTATAGCAAGAAGAAACGTAGTAGGCCTGTGTGCTATTGCATATGAGGGTATGGTAGTAATTGTGCTGTTACTATCATCTGCAGTAAGATAAGTTGGATAATGTTGTTGTagtatgttattatttttacaaaatgtgGTTCACTCAATAActgcattatttaaaaagtaaaaaacaatcaACACAGTCAAATGGCTGAATTGAAATGTCTTCCAAAACCTTAAAATATTCACACTGGGGGTTGATAAAAACATCACACCATCAATATGATAATGCCATCACTTAGAAACTCAAAGTGCTTCTGTCAAATAGCAAAATATCAGCCTACAAATAAACGTTATCAGTTTGTAATGATTGTTATGAACCAATGTCCTACCTATTAAGCCAAATTTAAAGAGCATTCGGCCTTGGTAATACATTTACAGATTAAAAACTAACATTCATATTAGATTTTTCCAGATAACTACAAAATGAACAATACAAAGCCGTTATAATGGCAGCATTGGGTAGAATTCAGTGGCTTCGGAAATATATTGACAAGGAACAACTCAAACAGCTTTTAGTCTGAAATGAACACACTCTATCGTTTGGTGAAATTAAATTCACCaggatgtttatttttaaaaaagaagaagaaaaagtgtaTGGCCTAAAGGAATTACTGTCTCCCTTGCAATGAGAACCACCTAGAACCATCTTAAATGTTCTAAACTTTATACTTGTTTTGGTCTAACTTGGCAGTATTCAGGTCTTAAGGTTTATTGTGTGCATTTAGGGTAAATATTGTTtgtaaatgaagaagaaaatgcaGTTCTCCTGTCCTCTCCTTGCTGAAAACAGACTTGGATCAAATATCTTCAGGCCACAGTCCCAGAACACTTTGTTGTTGAATAGCATTTTGTCTATTCTGGAGTTGTATATGAGATGAGTCATTTGATTACCTTTGAGCTACTTTCaagtcaaaatgaatgggaggcAATTTGACTTTGGAGGTAGGAAAGGGATTAAACAAATTGTAAGCCACTTTGCTTCGAAGAAATGGCAGTGTGGTTACGGTATACATGATTTGTAGTTTACGGTCTAGAAGTGCAAAGGCACAAAGTAGGAATTGCAGTTTAATTTGTTGAAATCTGAGTTAGCAGAGGACTGAAGGCAGTGAGATCTAGTTGGGTGTATGTGCAAGGTTGAACATTAACAAGACACAAGCAGCCACCATgtgcatacaaaaacacatgacagATTACATATTTTAGTCAAAACATTGAGTGAAATGTCAGAGAATTGGGTTGAGACATGTGCCTTCCTTACAATGAAACCTATTGACTTTGGTGACCTCCTGACTTTTCCTCAAGCGCTATCAAGAGGTTCAGATTTTCACTTGTCGATCATTTCAGGTTATGTCATGGATACCTCGGAAAGGACCACATTTCTCTGAGCTGAGAATTAATTATTGCTTAATCATGCCAATATAGTTTTACATTACAGCACCATGAGATAAATAACAGTCATGAAGACTGTGTATGACTTATTTTATTTGTGATGCAAATAGTTGCCCACTGCCAGTGCATACCAATTAATATTCCCAAAATGAAGGGCAGTACAGTACAGTCTAATGAAATGATGACACCTGGTGGTTAGACTTGTAATTACTGATGTCTATAAACAAGCCAGGTGTTCAGTAGGTTGTAAAGTATACAAATAgtgcaaataaataaagaatgtaGATATACATGGACTAGATGACTTTGTGTAGTTTGGTGTTACATGGTGTaaagggtctgcagtgatgttaCCTGCTTATTTCCTGAATGGGGGGCAGGCTCTGCAGTCCTGACCGTCTGTTCCTGTCCTGTTTGGTGGCTGATCCGAGCCACACAGTGATGGAcatgcagaggacagactgggtTGTTGCAGTGTAGAAGAATCAGCAGCTCATGAGGCAGTTTGAACTCCTTGAGCTGGTGCACTAAGTACATCTtcttagagctgcaaagattaatcaattagtttttaaataaattaaactattttgataatcagattgagtcattttttaaggaaatataaaaaaatgacctgattccagcttcttaaatgtgaatagttTCTGGTTTCTTCACTCCTCCATGATAGTTAATGGAATACCTTtgagttttggacaaaacaagacatttgaggacgtcgtcttgggccttggaaaacactgatcgacatttttcaccatttctgacatttcataggCCAAACCACTAATCAATTactcgagaaaataatcaactgaTTAATGAACTATGAAAATAACCGTTGCAGATCTACAATAACTACTGGGCCTTTTTCATGATGGTGGCAATATTGTACGTTATGTCCTGGGAGATTgaggatcccagaaacctgaaggaatCCACAGTGTTGGCCACTGTCATCTCCACAGTTTCAGCTTTTAAATGTGTAGATTTTCTTTGCTACTAAAATCTCCTTTGTCGGTGTGTTTCTGGCCTGGTTGAACAAGATTCGGTCCCCACTTCTAGACCTTCTCCTTGGTCTGAATAGTAGGCCTACATGTGCAGGCCTATAACTTTAATTATCCAAACGTTTaacttcacaacaaaaacattttcgtAAATATTTAGTGTAATACTGAATATTGCAACTTTATACACGCGCTGGAAATGTGTGTACATTTATGTCAGTGTTTGCTACACATAAAAAGAGctgtttcttcctctctccttcagCTCAAAGTTGCAACTACTCCAATCCACCAGGCGGTGCTGTGCTGGCGTCGTCACACGTTGTTAACCAATCAGCGATCAGTAGCCAGCCGTTTGAAAAGGAAGCGGGCGGTTTCCAGGCAGAAGTCCGCGGTGCGGGTTCATTCCAGTCGGGAAAATAATGAACAACATACTAAACAGGATAACAGACTCTCAACCATTGAAGTGGGTTAAAATAGCTAATTAAATGGAGTTCCAATACGTTTCAAAGATCACTGTTGATAAGTTGTAAGGGCGTTGATATGATTAGCACAGTTTGCAAAAGGTCGAGCTAGGCTAACTTGAACTAGCGGATGTTAATGCTGGTGGTCTATTAAATTTGACATAAAATACGTTTGGCACGGTTATATCTGTGATTTGAAACATGAAGCCATTAAAGCCGTTATTTTTGAAGACCTACGGTAAGGAGAGGCGGAAGCTGTCCGCCTGGATCTCACCGGAAAACCGCAAGCAGGCCTTCGACAGCACATGCTCAACAGACGGTGATATGTCCGTCTTTGAACCCGCAAAACCTCCGATGTCAAGGTATGTCAGGGCGAGCTTCACTTCAGTCGTCTGGGATGAAGCCTGACATGATAAAGTCTGGCGCCTGTCTCCATGGACCCAGTACGGTTGTGATTGTGGGGGAGACACTAGGACGATAAAGGAAATATGATCAAGAACTAGCTAATATCTAGATATCATTAAACTTCCCCAGTTGGTTccatccattaaaaaaaatggtctgTTATTTTCTTGTTATGCAAATGAGATATTATCTAATGCTAGctttttggtgaatttaggaGAAATCTACTGTCGCAAATGGGCGAAGTGTAGTAAAATAAATACctgaatgtgtgttttggatgtttttttccacactaTTCTGAATGACGACATGGAAGCAAAATAGTCACACAATAAAaccaaatgttgattttgaacGTCGTTAAGTTAGAGTATGACTGATTTGTCGGCATGTTTGATATTATCATTGGATTATTTCGTGTTTATCACAGTTGTTCGTACATATGAGTTGACATAGCGCATTCTGCATGTGAGCAGCTGATAATCCACACACAACTGCAGTACAGCAATGTCATTTAGAAACAGTGCCGCAGAGTATCACTAGTTTGTCAACTGTAAAATGTCTAGCTCCTAACCAATCACTGATCAAGGACTccgctgggcaatatatcgatggtATATCgctatcgtgatatgagactagatatcgtcttagattttggatatcatcatatggcataagtgttgtcttttcctggttttaaaggttgcattacagtaaagttatgtcatGTTATGAACTTacaagactgttgtaactgttctattatttgcctttacccacttagtcattatagccacattactgatgattatttatcaaaaatctcattgtgtaattattttgtAGTAACACTATAGTGCTTATTTATAGTCACACTAATCGttgcaatatcaatatcaaggtGTTTGGTCaaacatattgtgatattagattttctctatattgcccagTCCTACTAATATATAATcatcaaaatatttaaactgtgaAAAATTAATATCTGTATCTACCTCAAAAATCCATTATTGGGCTGGCTCTTCTTCAAGTGTAAAGCTATCTGAATTAGGCTGAAGCAATGGTATGTACACAAACCATTCCACCAATAGGATTGGCATATTTTATTAAACAGGAATACGGTAAATTGGTTTTTAAAATAGCTAAGATTACGCATTCCAGGCCATTTATCGTTCAAATCTTTTCCCGACCCACGCCTACTTGCTCCCACATTCGATACCGCATCCTTACTGCCCCTAATGTGTGcatcctttttttcattttgtgagaAGAGGGAGGAAGACTAGTGTTGCTAGTCGCAGAGCGTTGCGTCCTGCCAAGAAAAGGGCCATGCTATGTCTGGCTGaaaagagcagcagcagtgatgAGGAGACTCCCACCCCTCCTTCCTGTCCTCGGCCTGTCCAGCAGAGCAAGACAACCAGGTCTGTGAATAAAAATGCACCTGGCAATTTTAATGAGATGTTattattaatttgcattttgtaaacTGTTAACCAATTTTAGATTATTAACATAACAGTTATGGATTGCATTCCCAGTCAGATTTCATTACACTACAAGGTTTTATAATATTGTGTGATAAAAGTTTTGTCCTCCACAGCAGAGACAAAATAtccttgtttctatttttcatgtaatgtcttaacatttttttccctAATCTACTTGCTAATGCCCCATGTTCTACCTTGGTCATTggttggttttatttattttctttatgatAATAGTGAAGAAGGCAAGTGGTAAAGCAGCCAACACTGCCAGGAGAAAATTCATGTTGATATTGTATCATCACTGCCCTTAACATGTTCATCCCTTTTTTGttgcagagagaggaggactgGCGTTGCTAGGCGTAGAGCAGGAGGTCCTGGCAAGAAAAAGGCCATCTTATGTTTGACAGACACCAGCATTGATGAGGAGAACATCGCTCCCTTCTGTCCTCAGCCTGCTCAGCAGAGCAAGACATCCAGGTCTGTGCACAAAGCGGCATGAGCAGAACACAATGTGAATGATTGTCAGCATGTACAGGGTTTTGtggttcttttttgttgttaggACAACAGTGTCTGCAAAGATACATTTGACAATACTGGCATTAACAGAGGTCTTGTGCATTCAAGCAGATCCAACTGTTTTCAACAGTTCCTAAAATATCCTCATTGTGAATAACTCATTGCGCATGCTGCGGTTTGAGATCTCAGATCTAGGGCTGCttgttaaaatgtcaaaaataacaATACCCGTCAGCAGTTACCAGAGCCCAACATGATGTCTTCAAATCCATTTTGTCACCTTATTAATTAGCAGAGGAGTGTCTGCTATCTGTGGCTGTGTTCAGACCGACTTTGGCACTGCTTAAAATCAACCTAACTTTCCTATTCATTTGAGGCAGTCCGGCAGCACAGtcagttgcaaaaaaaacacagggtcAACCTGCGACAAAGGTTTAACTCGGCCTAACAATGCAACATCATCAGGCAGGGTGATGCAACGGTATTTCTGTTTACCTTGTACctagttgtacatttttatttttattcccaacttgtatacattttaaattatttgttcatatattctatactattattatttcatgtacattggatcctgttatttcatgtatattctctgagtgctgtgtgtctgatattttgctgctgcaacactagaatttcccttttttggggTTCAATAAAAATCTTATCACTGCGACAAAAGATCAAACCGTTGCCGCTGTGATAActttagttttctttcttttctttctcagtgATCATCTTCTTTCTGCGGGCCGCTTTGTAACCCGCCGCAGACACGCTGCTGCCACCAAACCCCAACTCCCTAATTCAACGTTCAGTATGCTCAACTCTTCAGATGACTTTACTTCTGGAGGTTTGACTGCCAGGAGGATTCTTCGGGCAAGGAGGGTCCCGCCGTCAAATGTGGTATCGAGTGCAGAGAACTCAATGAATGCTGCAGGGACTGCTGGCTTTGCCATCAACCCCTTCCGAGAGATATCCCCCAATGAGTTGACAGATCAAAGCCTCGGACCCTGCCCCAGGAAACCCATCTTTTGCTCCACGCCCTCAGCAGGCTCCTTCAGCAAAGGGCCACGCCTTAAACCCTTATCAATAAATGATCAATCTTCCACCCCCCTATCCATGTCAGTGAGTTGTATAGGCGTCTTCAGCACATTCCAAGAAGACGTAGATTCACCAGGGCAGCGTATCTCCGCACCACGCTCTGCCCCACCCATTGGACATCTTTCTGGGGAGAAGCTGCTTTCAAGCCTTGGTAAGCAAGAACCAGACCTGCAGCCCAGGATCACTAATAAGACAAGTAGCTGTAGTGTGGAAGCCAAAAGCTATGGTGAAGACACAAAAAGCAAGTATGCTGAGAAATTACCAAGTCTGAGTCTGCTCTCCACCgatgaaagaaaaaggagaagtcATTTTGTGTCAGCAGCCGGAGGATCGGGGTGGCTAACAGAGGCTCTAAAGGAGAAATGTTTGACCGAGCACTGCTCGGTGCAGCTAGAAAGATTGGACAGCATCATTGTTTCTCAGCTATGCAGTCAGACAACCTACTCCTCCTGTTTGGAACGTTCAAGCTCAGCCCACTGCCAGCAAACAAGTGAACAGCCACTGTCTGTGGATAGCTGTcaaacttttgacattttacgTTCTTCAGAATCATCATTTAATCTTCATTTATCTGCAACAAACATGAAAACCAGTGATTATATACAGTCAGTAATTAGTTTTGAATCTTCTGAACATGTCGCTTCAGCGATTGGCAGTCAAAGCGCCAACAATTCACCATCAGCTGAACACTCCTCCATACAGGAATCCATGGCACAGCCAGAATCATTACTCTGTGCTGAATCTACCTACCACAAAGACAGCAGCGTTGAGTCTATCATGGGCACACAATTACCAGCCAACAGCTCTGTGCAAACACCgtttgctgttgcattaaagGACAAAAGTCTAACCAAGAAATGCACAGGTCAGCTTCAAAAAAATTCTTTGTCACCACAGAATTCAGACCCAAACAAGTCTGGCAATGACTATACACATAACATTGAGGAACCAGAAAATCTCACATCTTACAGTCCGATAGCTCCGACACTGTCTAAAGACCCAGAAACAGAAGAAAGGGCAGCGTTGCTCACAAAGACTCTAAAGGAGAAATGTTTAACTGACAAAGCCATTGTTGGGGTAAAGAGAGTAACATTCTCACAACTAAAAGAAATTCTGCAGCttaaagacacatttaaagTGCCCACAGATGCGTCAGACTCGGCCAGTGAGGACCAGACAAAGAATAACCACCAGTCTGAGAGTGACACCTATCCCTGTAATGAAatcaacatgaaaaagaaaggCTCAACTAGCTCTGAAAATAACGTTGCTTCAGACAAAGAAGAATTGAAGAACTCTTCCAACATTTCTTCCAAAGGAAAAAAGACACATCTGGCtcctaaagaaaagaaaaggaggagtaCGTCCACGGACCGTCCTGGGACAACCAGGAAGGCATGCGTAAGCGGTCTGAGTGTGAGTCGctggaaaaacaaaagcagtgcTAGCACACACGTGTTCAGGAGCAGGACTGGACAGACGGGCAGACAGGCTGTGGACGGCAGCATCAACGAGCTGATctccacacaacacaaacagccACGGGTGGGAACaatatgcacacaaacacacagcacagtaCTGCTGAAACATTGTTTATTCACTGAATGTCTATCACCGACTGATATATTTAATTGACATATATATTAATTGACATTAATGATTATTGGTTAGCCCTTGTCAGACAAAGTAAGCAATGTAAAGACCTTATTTTGCACTGTCGGAATTAGCGATGAACCTTTGTACTAAATTATTAgttaaaaagtgaaagtactgGTCAGCTATAGCCCTTTTCGACCAATTCAAGTCgatttaaattttaattataGAATCAGTTAAAAGAAGAGTTCTCTCAAGTCACTTAACTATAATTTGctaagacccaacaattccagtgaTTCCccaaagagcaagcatttagtgcgacagtggtgacgAAAAACTCTTTTAGGCAGAAACGTCGGACAGACccgggctcttggtaggtggtgtctggtggtgccggttgggggtgtgatgaacaatggcaatagtcacaataaagataatggaacaatgaCCAGATACAgaagttgtagtagttcatgctGTTGCAGGATGTTACAGGGTGtatcagggcactgcagggcattgcaggaTGATGCAGGGCGCGGAGCAGAATCCCCtggacagctgcaaccatgatttaggtgccaccctaatccatgGAAAACTGCTGGGCAAAAAAAACTAagctaagttagtaacaagcatttgtGAGACATGGATGCACACCGATAGAAAGAGAAAGGACTGATCTCTgatcagtgtgtcaaaggaggTCCACCGGCAGTCTAATACTATAACCGCATAATTCAGAGCTGGTGCAAGGCAAACCTGAGCCAGTTCTataagggttggtagatgaTATGAaagtaaatatggtgcaaaatgtgagagtgcatagatgtgatgtgagcacttgtagattatgatttgagagcttgtaaaaaaataaaaaataaatctgtacTGACAGATGCGCTACAGTGTGCTCTCTGGCgtcacacagcggcgagtctgcgcccTTGACTTTCGCAGACTCGCCTCTGTGTGACGCGAGAGACCACATTGCAACAACAGATTCaagaggttgtaatcactgagttgtggttatactggaaaagtgactgaagtgaagaagaaaaaaatacgagtacagatttttttttttacaagctctcaagtcatattctacaagtgctcacatcacatctacgcgctctcacgtTTTgtaccatatttaccttcataggATAAATCTGACGACtaagaagagaagcagagaaggggTGCCGTGTCTGTagctatacaccctcccccgccGATCTAGGCAGActtgcaactcctcactccctaaccataagctttatcaaagaggagagttttaagtttcctcttaaatgtggtgactgTGTCTGCCAGATGCTGTTCACCTGCAGTATTTAAAGTAATAATCTTGAAGATTTTAATATAAATGTCGGTTAAGTCGATGCCTATAGGCCACTGATGAAAGCCCTTGATTTTGCAGTATTACGAACTGGGTGTCAGGCGGCATCCCCGGCGGTTTGGATCTAAAATCCCATagcaaaatataatattttgtatGCGTTCCTGGCAAAGATGACGTTTAGCATCACGTTCATGTGGCTTCCTACAGGTTTTATGATACAAGAACATATTTAAACATCACCTAATTTTgtcaaatatttattattatctgaGACTATGCTTGTGTCTATCCATTCTAGGTGtcaacaaaaataatttcaagttaactgcaaagttttttttgtacatgtagAGAGCCTGGAAGGTTGAATTGATATTTGGGCTGGTCACAAAATATCAGTGATTTAACATACCAGTATTTAATGCGATGCTACTTGATGCCATATTCAAGGTTCTAATGAAGGCTTTGTTCATTCCAGTGACAAGATAAGAAAAACAACTTCTAATTTATCTTCGGTGCTATCCACCCTCATGAAcagttttggtttgtttgactAAATTTTCAGATATCTGTGTCTAAGAGTCATGTTGCCTCCCTAATATGCAGCAATcagggtggccgcgggtccttaaaCAGTCTTAgaaagtcttaaatcacgtttcctaaaattaaggc of the Etheostoma spectabile isolate EspeVRDwgs_2016 chromosome 2, UIUC_Espe_1.0, whole genome shotgun sequence genome contains:
- the haspin gene encoding uncharacterized protein haspin, whose amino-acid sequence is MKPLKPLFLKTYGKERRKLSAWISPENRKQAFDSTCSTDGDMSVFEPAKPPMSRGRKTSVASRRALRPAKKRAMLCLAEKSSSSDEETPTPPSCPRPVQQSKTTRERRTGVARRRAGGPGKKKAILCLTDTSIDEENIAPFCPQPAQQSKTSSDHLLSAGRFVTRRRHAAATKPQLPNSTFSMLNSSDDFTSGGLTARRILRARRVPPSNVVSSAENSMNAAGTAGFAINPFREISPNELTDQSLGPCPRKPIFCSTPSAGSFSKGPRLKPLSINDQSSTPLSMSVSCIGVFSTFQEDVDSPGQRISAPRSAPPIGHLSGEKLLSSLGKQEPDLQPRITNKTSSCSVEAKSYGEDTKSKYAEKLPSLSLLSTDERKRRSHFVSAAGGSGWLTEALKEKCLTEHCSVQLERLDSIIVSQLCSQTTYSSCLERSSSAHCQQTSEQPLSVDSCQTFDILRSSESSFNLHLSATNMKTSDYIQSVISFESSEHVASAIGSQSANNSPSAEHSSIQESMAQPESLLCAESTYHKDSSVESIMGTQLPANSSVQTPFAVALKDKSLTKKCTGQLQKNSLSPQNSDPNKSGNDYTHNIEEPENLTSYSPIAPTLSKDPETEERAALLTKTLKEKCLTDKAIVGVKRVTFSQLKEILQLKDTFKVPTDASDSASEDQTKNNHQSESDTYPCNEINMKKKGSTSSENNVASDKEELKNSSNISSKGKKTHLAPKEKKRRSTSTDRPGTTRKACVSGLSVSRWKNKSSASTHVFRSRTGQTGRQAVDGSINELISTQHKQPRELLGTTINFSTPVRASRLNLSSLLADFTPNTHTWSRLKAALSVHRKGMVLCTPSSLHPSESGSPRRVKLADISQDLFATPLRTPLPKHLRSQLLSCNSTVAFEDGDLSDAEKVYAECGQQCPLPWEECILPHRMKQCVKIGEGTFGEVFSTTNASGDTVALKIIPVEGSEKVNGEDQKTLGEILHEIIISKELSSLKEKLQNKTHGFIGLNDLHCVQGCYPPDFLNAWDIFDQKKGSENDRPDFFEKDQLFIILEFEFGGMDLENSNGTLTSLGVAKSILHQVTAALAVAEQELHFEHRDLHWGNVLVKTTKQKTGSFLLNGAAHSLETKGVLVRIIDYSLSRLEIDGLTVSCDISEDEELFMGQGDYQFEIYRQMRQENGNNWCNYHPHTNVLWLHYLCSKLLSMKYRGSGGRGVKGMREELTRFHGNVLQYSSATEALQNCPMFH